A window of the bacterium genome harbors these coding sequences:
- a CDS encoding penicillin acylase family protein has translation MRTWLKVTIGIILSLIIIFIVGGYIFYNSLLESLPVYEGELKAPSLKSEVKIYFDSLAVPYIIADNDEDVAFTLGYLHASERMFSMDIIRRAGEGRLSEIFGVETLPFDKMFRTVGLSRTTKMIKEKMNQEGLKLLEAYSRGVNFYLEEKKNKYPVEFDVLGYQPEEWKPEHSIIVIRMMAWELNLGWWTDLTFTELVQKLGEEKVKEIFPNYPENAPTIIPADIKKFSQINSNFIETDKAFRKFIGMTGTHLGSNNWVVNSQMSASGKPIIANDPHLAYRAPGIWYAAVIKSPTWNAAGVTLPGVPGIVIGKNESAQGGISWTLTNIMTDETDFYFETLDSSRTKYLLDGSWKDLIIIEDTIYTKDGIKEPIEIKYTHRGPIISNIHPYNFVYNQDESAYPPISMRWLGNEFSDEMDAFLKINKAKNWNEFKSAVEKFNIPGQNFVYADKEGNIGYIFGGALPIRPNNATTFLFEGSTAKNDWKGLVPRTELPFLFNPAQNFIATANNKVIKDFKYHITNLWEPSSRIERITELLQTKNQHSVNDYMKYQSDVYSPYAKQIVPYIIFAFQDAEVKDKNLSQSLQLLKEWNYEMDKYQQAPAIFLTFFDKLMKNIYMDEMGEDLFNQYVFLANVPYRNIPELLQNPFSDWYNDVKKNERKTRDDVIRESMNDALDELENILGKDVKDWQWGNLHTVTFKHAFAGVSWIIDEVVNIGPYEISGDGTTIFNTEYAFSESIEKYPLFRHDPFDCELGPSMRFIYDFAKPDEFYLILTTGQSGNIFSDHYKNQTEPFLNGKYMKIRTDEASITNQLNSLLRLLPK, from the coding sequence ATGAGAACCTGGCTTAAAGTTACAATCGGAATAATCCTCTCGCTGATAATCATCTTCATTGTCGGTGGGTACATTTTTTATAATTCACTTCTTGAATCGCTTCCTGTTTATGAGGGCGAATTGAAAGCTCCTTCGCTCAAATCTGAAGTAAAAATTTATTTTGATAGTCTCGCTGTTCCATACATTATTGCAGATAATGATGAAGACGTTGCCTTTACTTTGGGTTATCTTCATGCAAGCGAAAGAATGTTTTCGATGGATATTATCCGTCGTGCAGGAGAAGGAAGACTTAGCGAAATATTCGGAGTGGAAACTTTGCCGTTTGATAAAATGTTTAGAACAGTTGGATTGAGCAGAACTACAAAAATGATAAAAGAGAAAATGAATCAGGAAGGTTTGAAACTGCTTGAAGCGTATTCTCGCGGCGTTAATTTCTATCTCGAAGAAAAGAAAAATAAATATCCTGTTGAATTTGATGTCCTCGGTTACCAGCCTGAAGAATGGAAACCCGAACATAGTATAATCGTGATTCGAATGATGGCGTGGGAACTCAATCTTGGCTGGTGGACAGATCTAACTTTCACTGAGCTTGTGCAGAAACTTGGTGAAGAAAAAGTAAAAGAAATTTTTCCAAATTACCCTGAGAATGCACCAACAATAATTCCTGCGGATATAAAAAAGTTTTCCCAAATTAATTCCAACTTTATTGAGACAGACAAAGCATTCAGAAAATTTATTGGAATGACCGGAACACATCTTGGTTCAAACAACTGGGTTGTGAATTCACAAATGTCTGCTTCGGGAAAACCAATCATTGCAAACGATCCTCATCTTGCTTACAGAGCACCGGGAATCTGGTACGCTGCAGTTATCAAATCACCAACTTGGAATGCTGCTGGTGTAACATTGCCGGGAGTTCCGGGAATTGTGATAGGAAAGAATGAATCCGCCCAAGGCGGAATTTCCTGGACGTTAACAAACATAATGACTGATGAAACCGATTTTTATTTTGAAACTCTCGATTCATCACGAACAAAATATCTGCTGGATGGAAGCTGGAAAGATTTGATAATAATTGAAGATACCATATACACAAAAGATGGAATCAAAGAACCGATTGAAATAAAATACACTCATCGCGGACCAATTATTTCAAATATTCATCCTTATAACTTTGTTTATAATCAGGATGAATCAGCATATCCGCCGATCAGTATGCGATGGCTCGGTAATGAATTCAGCGATGAGATGGATGCATTCCTGAAAATCAACAAAGCAAAAAATTGGAATGAGTTCAAATCAGCAGTTGAGAAGTTTAATATTCCCGGACAAAATTTTGTTTACGCAGACAAGGAAGGAAACATCGGTTATATTTTTGGCGGAGCACTTCCAATCAGACCAAACAACGCAACTACCTTTTTGTTTGAAGGTTCAACTGCAAAAAATGATTGGAAAGGACTTGTTCCAAGAACGGAACTCCCATTTCTTTTCAATCCAGCTCAGAACTTTATTGCAACTGCAAACAACAAAGTAATTAAAGATTTCAAATATCACATCACAAATCTCTGGGAACCTTCATCGCGTATAGAAAGGATCACAGAATTACTTCAAACAAAAAATCAGCATTCGGTGAATGATTATATGAAGTACCAATCAGATGTGTATTCACCTTATGCAAAACAGATTGTTCCATATATAATTTTTGCATTTCAGGATGCTGAAGTGAAGGATAAAAATTTATCACAATCACTTCAACTGTTGAAAGAGTGGAATTACGAAATGGATAAATATCAGCAGGCACCGGCTATCTTTCTTACTTTCTTTGATAAGCTGATGAAAAATATTTATATGGATGAAATGGGTGAAGATCTTTTCAATCAATATGTTTTTCTTGCGAATGTTCCTTACAGAAATATTCCTGAACTTTTGCAGAATCCGTTTTCAGATTGGTATAACGATGTGAAAAAGAATGAGAGAAAAACAAGAGACGATGTTATACGGGAAAGTATGAATGATGCACTTGATGAACTTGAGAACATATTAGGGAAAGATGTTAAAGACTGGCAGTGGGGAAATCTTCACACAGTAACTTTCAAGCACGCATTTGCCGGAGTTTCCTGGATAATTGATGAGGTAGTGAATATTGGTCCTTATGAAATTAGCGGCGATGGAACAACGATTTTCAATACAGAGTATGCTTTTTCTGAAAGCATTGAAAAGTATCCATTATTCCGTCACGATCCTTTTGATTGCGAGCTTGGTCCTTCGATGAGATTCATTTATGATTTTGCAAAGCCCGATGAGTTTTATTTGATCCTGACTACAGGTCAGTCTGGAAATATTTTCAGCGATCATTATAAAAACCAGACAGAACCTTTTCTTAATGGAAAGTATATGAAGATAAGAACTGATGAAGCGTCCATTACCAACCAATTAAATAGTTTACTCAGATTACTACCGAAATAA
- a CDS encoding tetratricopeptide repeat protein translates to MKLPFAHRFGRYLMPVIPFYILIAITGVKFISDFILLKFSKNKPALPNFVFIIYSIAVVGLFISYNSNSKDDFTFLCKYSNDRHVAAGKWLKQNTPDSAIVATHDIGAVAFYGERKIIDMAGLVTPELISHLQENDYAAYMNDYLSKQKVDYIVTLRNWFEVVNDKPIFTPVNSFEFLDIFKFNPGRTHIQPREVSEKNQAALQMIQKGMLPDAINILQQSLWQDSKSSQTHFLLGVAYEGIKDYPNAEKYFKQAIELSPDFAEANFGLGKVYFEQKKYDESLICVKRSLELDSNFTPAIQLLMQLNSLNEKNIR, encoded by the coding sequence TTGAAACTACCTTTCGCTCACAGATTTGGCAGATACCTGATGCCGGTAATTCCTTTCTACATACTTATTGCTATCACCGGAGTAAAGTTTATTAGTGATTTCATTCTATTAAAATTTTCTAAAAATAAACCTGCTCTGCCAAATTTTGTTTTCATTATTTATTCGATTGCAGTTGTGGGACTTTTTATCAGTTATAATTCCAACAGCAAAGATGATTTTACATTTTTATGTAAGTACTCAAATGACAGACATGTGGCAGCAGGTAAATGGTTGAAGCAAAACACACCGGATTCCGCAATAGTTGCAACGCACGATATTGGTGCTGTTGCTTTCTACGGAGAAAGAAAAATAATTGATATGGCTGGGTTAGTTACTCCTGAACTTATCTCACATCTTCAGGAAAATGATTACGCTGCTTATATGAACGATTATCTTTCCAAACAAAAAGTTGATTATATAGTTACTCTCAGGAATTGGTTCGAAGTTGTGAATGATAAACCAATCTTTACACCGGTTAACAGCTTCGAGTTCCTCGACATATTTAAATTTAATCCTGGTCGCACACATATTCAGCCGAGAGAAGTTTCTGAAAAAAATCAGGCTGCTTTGCAAATGATACAAAAAGGTATGCTGCCGGATGCTATAAATATCCTTCAGCAATCGTTGTGGCAGGATTCAAAATCTTCCCAAACTCATTTTCTGCTTGGTGTTGCTTATGAAGGAATTAAAGATTATCCGAACGCGGAAAAGTATTTTAAGCAAGCCATTGAGCTTTCCCCGGATTTTGCGGAAGCTAATTTCGGACTAGGAAAAGTTTATTTCGAGCAGAAAAAATATGACGAATCTCTCATCTGTGTAAAAAGATCACTTGAGCTCGATTCAAATTTTACACCGGCAATACAGTTACTGATGCAGCTTAATTCCTTGAATGAAAAAAATATCAGGTAG
- a CDS encoding T9SS type A sorting domain-containing protein: MKRGNIYEIIPVELTSFEASVNENDVQLNWSTATETNNSGFEILRSCLTGRQVTQNDNEWNSIGFIPGYGTSTEKHFYSFSDENLVEGNYKFRLKQIDFDGTSTYSEIVEVEIISPEQFVLEQNYPNPFNPSTKIKYSILNVIAIRQLPEKQSQFVVLSVYDILGNEVTTLVNEEKSAGTYEVEFNAGNFPSGVYYYQLKTGEFISTKKMILVK, translated from the coding sequence ATGAAGAGAGGAAATATCTATGAAATAATTCCGGTTGAACTCACATCATTTGAAGCATCAGTAAATGAAAATGATGTTCAGCTAAACTGGAGTACCGCAACAGAAACTAATAACTCAGGTTTCGAGATTCTTCGTTCCTGCCTTACCGGCAGGCAGGTCACTCAGAATGACAACGAATGGAATTCAATCGGTTTCATTCCTGGTTATGGAACATCTACTGAAAAGCATTTTTATTCTTTTAGTGACGAAAATCTCGTTGAAGGAAATTACAAGTTCCGGTTAAAGCAAATTGATTTTGATGGAACGAGCACTTATTCTGAAATTGTTGAAGTCGAAATTATTTCACCGGAACAATTTGTTCTTGAACAGAACTATCCTAATCCGTTTAATCCGTCAACTAAAATAAAGTATTCGATCCTGAATGTCATTGCGATCCGGCAATTGCCGGAGAAGCAATCTCAATTTGTAGTCCTTTCAGTTTATGACATTCTTGGAAATGAAGTGACAACGCTTGTGAATGAAGAAAAATCAGCTGGTACTTACGAAGTCGAGTTCAATGCAGGCAATTTCCCCAGTGGTGTTTACTACTATCAGTTGAAAACAGGAGAATTTATTTCAACAAAGAAGATGATACTCGTAAAATAA
- a CDS encoding T9SS type A sorting domain-containing protein, whose translation MKKIFLSLLVILSFQSIYSQQNIITYKDISPDGKSISTYNEKEFSVVGQVIALSDDIPYGLTPDWSSTLERQIGGMSWGDYDNDGDLDLATGCYFSNSYPPIPEYEVLIYRNDSGILTTTPAWISTDMRSTTDVKFADLNGDGKSELISANGDNSFVPSVIYFNSETGLNNAPGWISQDNNWTVGEVLGDIDDDGDLDLAFGNQGNSVIPTKPICIFYNNNGTFPTVPNWLSADEMITNSVAFGDLDNQQIKYKYLEYYGDGIRYAFPLPLFPIYSVDTVLVDDQPYSEYCYNPIEGWLSLGTVPQSGMTVKISYRYIAKGDLAASKWVNYESGVYFNNNGVMNNFPGWTVGNTQSQKGIAWADFDKDGYQDLAISGSSVQTVIYKNVNGTLTGPVWTSNSVNPSAQELITGDIDRDGYPELAVVHFGTKRIEIFKNRSGVLDTEPTWLYIAGSSATSISFGDVNGDGALDLAVGTARAPVVVFINQLTIPVELLSFTASVTENDVQLNWSTATETNNYGFEIYREKLVVGSQNLEWENIGFIPGFGTTTEPKSYSFIDDLSLTLNLNHTLRYRLKQIDFDGTSNYSEIVEVEINSPKQFVLEQNYPNPFNPSTIIKFSVPVTETVCLKVYDVLGNELLILVNEEKPAGQYEVTFDSHSGEVRNLPSGIYFYKLEVGNFVEAKKMILLK comes from the coding sequence ATGAAAAAAATATTTCTATCTCTTCTTGTCATACTTTCTTTTCAAAGTATCTATTCCCAGCAAAATATTATTACCTATAAAGATATTTCACCTGATGGTAAAAGCATCTCAACCTATAACGAAAAGGAATTTTCTGTCGTCGGTCAGGTGATCGCATTATCAGATGATATTCCTTATGGCTTAACTCCAGACTGGAGTTCAACTCTCGAAAGACAAATCGGAGGAATGTCCTGGGGTGATTATGATAACGATGGCGATCTCGACCTGGCAACAGGATGTTACTTCAGCAATTCATATCCACCAATACCGGAATACGAAGTTTTGATTTATAGAAATGATAGCGGAATTCTTACAACTACGCCAGCATGGATTTCTACGGATATGAGATCCACCACTGACGTAAAGTTTGCTGATCTTAATGGTGACGGGAAATCGGAATTAATTTCTGCTAATGGAGATAATTCATTTGTGCCTTCAGTAATTTATTTCAACAGTGAAACCGGACTGAATAACGCTCCCGGATGGATTTCACAGGATAATAACTGGACAGTCGGCGAAGTTTTAGGTGATATTGATGACGACGGTGATCTCGATCTCGCATTTGGAAACCAGGGTAATAGTGTTATCCCCACAAAACCAATCTGCATTTTTTATAACAATAATGGAACTTTTCCGACAGTACCCAACTGGCTTTCTGCTGATGAAATGATAACGAACTCGGTTGCTTTCGGTGATCTTGATAATCAGCAGATCAAATACAAATACCTTGAATACTATGGTGATGGAATCAGGTACGCCTTTCCGCTGCCTTTATTTCCTATCTATTCAGTCGATACTGTTCTGGTTGATGATCAACCGTATTCTGAATATTGTTATAATCCGATTGAAGGATGGTTATCATTGGGAACAGTTCCGCAGTCAGGTATGACCGTTAAAATTTCTTATCGATACATTGCAAAAGGTGATCTTGCAGCATCAAAGTGGGTCAACTATGAAAGTGGTGTGTATTTCAATAACAACGGTGTAATGAATAATTTTCCCGGATGGACAGTAGGCAACACACAAAGTCAGAAAGGTATTGCCTGGGCTGATTTTGATAAAGATGGTTACCAGGATCTGGCAATTTCGGGCAGCAGTGTTCAAACAGTGATTTATAAAAATGTAAACGGAACTTTAACCGGACCAGTCTGGACATCTAACTCTGTTAATCCTTCAGCGCAGGAATTAATAACCGGTGATATCGACAGAGATGGTTACCCGGAACTTGCAGTAGTTCATTTCGGTACTAAAAGGATTGAAATATTTAAAAACCGGTCGGGTGTTTTAGACACTGAACCAACCTGGTTGTATATCGCGGGATCATCTGCGACGTCAATTTCATTCGGTGATGTGAATGGTGATGGTGCACTTGACTTAGCTGTTGGAACTGCGAGAGCGCCTGTAGTTGTTTTCATAAATCAATTGACTATTCCGGTTGAGTTACTTTCCTTTACTGCATCCGTAACTGAAAATGATGTTCAGCTAAACTGGAGTACTGCAACAGAAACTAATAATTATGGATTTGAGATTTATCGAGAGAAGTTGGTAGTTGGAAGTCAGAATTTAGAATGGGAAAATATCGGTTTCATTCCAGGATTTGGTACGACTACTGAACCCAAATCTTATTCTTTTATTGATGATCTTTCTCTTACTCTTAATCTTAATCATACTCTTCGTTATCGATTAAAGCAAATTGATTTTGATGGAACAAGCAATTATTCAGAAATAGTAGAAGTTGAAATTAATTCACCAAAACAATTTGTCCTCGAGCAAAACTATCCTAATCCGTTTAATCCTAGTACAATTATTAAATTTTCGGTGCCAGTTACCGAAACAGTTTGCTTAAAGGTTTATGATGTTCTCGGAAACGAATTGTTAATTTTGGTAAACGAAGAAAAACCTGCCGGGCAATATGAAGTAACCTTCGATAGTCATTCCGGCGAAGTCCGGAATCTGCCGAGTGGAATTTATTTCTACAAACTGGAGGTAGGTAATTTCGTTGAAGCAAAGAAAATGATTCTACTTAAATAG
- a CDS encoding sulfite exporter TauE/SafE family protein: MSPEIYAAFLVGLVGSLHCIGMCGPIAIALPVPDSNNLSFFTGRILYNLGRVVTYAFLGAVLGLVGSKIALAGAQQIVSIVLGIVIIVAVLLPQKYKNYFAQHPVIQKLAHPLKSNIGVLFKKGTFSAMFLIGILNGFLPCGLVYVALAGAIASGDAISGAAVMILFGLGTVPAMFVASVFGKFINIGIRTKIRKAVPVLAIILGVIFVLRGMNLGIPMLSPKVSTHTEASSEMECH; the protein is encoded by the coding sequence ATGTCACCAGAAATTTACGCAGCATTTTTAGTCGGATTAGTCGGAAGTTTGCATTGCATCGGTATGTGCGGACCGATTGCAATTGCATTACCTGTCCCTGATTCAAACAATCTCTCATTCTTCACCGGAAGAATTTTATATAATCTCGGCAGAGTAGTTACTTACGCTTTTCTCGGAGCTGTTCTTGGACTTGTCGGAAGTAAAATCGCACTCGCAGGTGCACAGCAGATTGTTTCAATTGTCCTTGGCATAGTCATCATTGTTGCCGTTCTTCTTCCCCAGAAATATAAAAACTATTTTGCTCAGCATCCTGTAATTCAAAAACTTGCGCATCCATTAAAATCAAATATTGGTGTTCTTTTTAAGAAAGGAACATTCTCTGCAATGTTTCTGATTGGAATACTAAACGGATTCCTTCCGTGCGGACTTGTTTACGTTGCATTAGCCGGAGCTATTGCGAGTGGTGATGCAATCTCCGGTGCTGCAGTTATGATTCTTTTCGGACTCGGAACAGTTCCTGCAATGTTTGTCGCATCAGTGTTCGGAAAATTTATCAACATCGGGATCCGGACTAAAATCAGAAAGGCTGTTCCGGTCCTGGCAATAATTCTCGGAGTAATATTTGTGTTGAGAGGAATGAATCTCGGAATACCGATGCTCAGTCCGAAAGTTTCCACTCACACCGAAGCTTCTTCAGAGATGGAGTGTCATTGA
- a CDS encoding FixH family protein yields the protein MKKISSSKNSRINWGTGIVIGIIAFVVISVSMTVIFMTQDVSLVSDNYYEKSLTYQDEIDKQSRTQSLDEQVKINFNGEIINILFPVEYLNKNISGEIYFYRPSDSKLDFKLPLDLSEEGNQMILVKDFEKGFWRMKLNWMMNGNGYYNERAVTIQ from the coding sequence ATGAAAAAGATTAGTTCGTCTAAAAATAGCCGAATAAATTGGGGGACAGGAATAGTTATCGGGATTATTGCTTTTGTTGTGATCAGTGTATCGATGACTGTAATTTTTATGACTCAGGATGTAAGTCTTGTTTCTGATAACTACTATGAGAAATCCCTCACCTATCAGGATGAAATTGATAAACAGAGCAGAACGCAATCTCTTGATGAGCAAGTAAAGATTAATTTTAACGGAGAAATAATTAATATTTTATTCCCGGTTGAATATTTGAATAAAAACATTTCGGGAGAAATTTATTTTTACCGGCCGTCAGATTCAAAATTAGATTTTAAATTGCCTTTGGATTTGAGTGAAGAAGGAAACCAAATGATATTAGTTAAAGATTTTGAAAAAGGATTTTGGCGAATGAAATTAAACTGGATGATGAATGGTAATGGATATTATAATGAAAGAGCAGTCACGATTCAATAA
- the ccoG gene encoding cytochrome c oxidase accessory protein CcoG, with translation MNEDTLERQLYDEEAETFRNQLATVTDDGKRKWVYPKKPSGRFHRARIIVSAILLLILILTPFLKVNGQPFMLFDFLNRKFILFGVLFGPHDFHLLVIAMISLIVFVILFTAVFGRIFCGWACPQTIFMEMVFRNIEYWIEGDSKDQRKLKAAPWTASKFFKKTIKQIIFFAIAFFISNIFLSYIIGMDELLKIVTDPPSEHLQGLFAITVFSGIFYFVFSNFREQACTIVCPYGRLQGVLLDRDSIVIAYDNVRGEPRKKFKKDEGWENRGDCIECYQCVEVCPTGIDIRDGIQLECVNCTACIDACDDIMDKINKPRGLIRYASLNSIQNKAKWKFTSRAIGYSALLTVLITVLVILLLNRTDFSATVLRTAGLLYQEQPNNKVSNLYDLNMVNKTFNEIPVTLKLENIEGELKLVGNQIVMEPQGNVDAKFLVLLPKEELTKMSTPIDIGIYSGDKLIKKVSTSFLAPMKKKDESDEKD, from the coding sequence ATGAACGAAGACACACTCGAACGACAGCTATACGATGAAGAAGCAGAAACATTCCGAAATCAATTAGCGACTGTTACTGATGATGGGAAACGTAAATGGGTCTATCCTAAAAAACCTTCCGGAAGATTTCACAGAGCACGAATAATTGTTTCGGCAATTCTTCTTTTAATTCTTATTCTGACTCCATTTCTAAAAGTAAACGGACAGCCGTTTATGCTTTTTGACTTCCTGAACAGAAAGTTTATTCTGTTCGGAGTTCTATTTGGTCCTCACGACTTTCATTTGCTTGTAATTGCAATGATCTCACTGATCGTTTTTGTGATTCTGTTTACTGCAGTGTTTGGCAGGATATTCTGCGGATGGGCTTGTCCTCAAACAATTTTTATGGAAATGGTCTTCCGCAATATTGAATACTGGATTGAGGGTGATTCAAAAGATCAGAGAAAATTAAAAGCTGCACCATGGACCGCGTCAAAATTTTTTAAGAAAACCATCAAACAGATTATTTTCTTTGCAATCGCATTTTTCATCTCGAATATCTTTCTGTCTTATATAATTGGAATGGATGAACTTCTAAAAATTGTAACTGATCCGCCATCAGAACATTTGCAGGGTTTGTTTGCGATTACTGTTTTCTCCGGGATATTTTATTTTGTCTTTTCGAATTTCAGAGAGCAAGCGTGTACAATTGTTTGTCCTTACGGAAGATTGCAGGGAGTTTTGCTTGACCGTGATTCAATTGTTATTGCTTACGATAACGTTCGCGGTGAACCAAGGAAAAAGTTTAAGAAAGATGAAGGATGGGAAAACCGCGGTGATTGCATCGAGTGTTACCAATGCGTTGAAGTTTGTCCAACCGGAATCGATATCCGCGATGGGATTCAACTCGAATGCGTGAACTGCACAGCCTGCATTGATGCTTGCGATGATATTATGGATAAAATTAATAAACCACGTGGACTCATTCGTTATGCATCTTTAAACTCGATTCAGAATAAAGCTAAGTGGAAATTTACATCGCGTGCAATTGGTTACTCTGCATTACTTACTGTTCTTATAACGGTTTTGGTAATTCTGCTTTTGAACAGAACAGATTTCAGTGCGACAGTTTTGAGAACAGCCGGACTTCTTTACCAGGAACAACCGAATAATAAGGTCAGCAATCTTTATGATTTGAATATGGTCAATAAAACTTTTAATGAAATTCCGGTAACACTAAAGCTGGAAAATATTGAAGGTGAATTGAAGCTAGTTGGAAATCAAATAGTAATGGAACCCCAGGGAAATGTTGATGCAAAGTTTTTAGTTCTTCTTCCCAAAGAAGAATTAACAAAAATGAGCACACCAATCGATATTGGAATTTACAGCGGCGACAAACTGATTAAAAAAGTATCGACATCATTTTTAGCTCCAATGAAAAAGAAAGATGAATCAGATGAAAAAGATTAG
- a CDS encoding c-type cytochrome — protein MKYKNLLSIFAFVLLFVNNVFAAGESDFPPNYYDTVALILLLVIVISLLSIIYYEGKPKVVKEKKASVLSKLNQMLTKSTPIEREKDIMFEHDFDGIKELDSKIPPWFSWLFILTIIFAAYYMIDYHIIGSGQVQHEEYTEEVRIASLEREALIKSGAFVNEETVKLLTDANELNAGKAIYDANCIACHATDGGGIVGPNLTDDYWIHGGGIKNVFKVIKYGVVEKGMIAWQTQLNPNQMQEVASYIISLHGTTPAAPKQPEGEIWKEEKAE, from the coding sequence ATGAAGTATAAAAATCTTTTATCAATATTTGCTTTTGTTCTTTTATTCGTAAATAATGTATTTGCAGCGGGTGAATCTGATTTCCCTCCGAATTATTATGACACTGTCGCATTAATTCTACTTTTAGTAATAGTAATTTCATTACTAAGCATAATTTATTATGAAGGTAAACCGAAAGTTGTAAAAGAGAAGAAGGCATCAGTACTATCTAAATTAAATCAGATGCTTACTAAATCGACTCCCATTGAACGTGAAAAAGATATTATGTTCGAGCACGACTTTGATGGAATAAAGGAACTCGACAGCAAAATTCCACCATGGTTTTCCTGGCTTTTCATTCTGACGATAATTTTTGCCGCTTATTATATGATTGATTACCATATAATTGGGTCAGGACAGGTTCAACACGAAGAATATACTGAAGAAGTTCGCATTGCATCGCTGGAAAGAGAAGCTTTAATCAAATCCGGAGCTTTTGTGAATGAAGAGACCGTTAAACTTCTCACGGATGCAAATGAATTGAATGCCGGTAAAGCGATCTATGATGCCAATTGTATTGCATGTCATGCGACCGATGGAGGAGGAATTGTCGGACCAAACTTAACTGACGATTACTGGATACACGGCGGCGGGATTAAAAATGTATTTAAAGTAATTAAATATGGTGTTGTTGAAAAAGGAATGATTGCATGGCAGACACAGCTCAATCCGAACCAGATGCAGGAAGTTGCAAGTTATATTATAAGCTTACACGGTACAACCCCTGCAGCACCAAAACAGCCCGAAGGTGAAATCTGGAAAGAAGAAAAAGCTGAATAA
- a CDS encoding cbb3-type cytochrome c oxidase subunit 3 — MIKEVLQSIEGVEFYTIVSMIILILFFIGMTIWLFKTDKNYIKHMSELPLNEEKSEIKNFTGGTNEV; from the coding sequence ATGATTAAAGAAGTATTGCAATCAATTGAAGGTGTTGAGTTTTATACGATCGTTTCGATGATAATTTTAATTTTATTTTTCATCGGGATGACGATTTGGCTTTTCAAGACTGATAAAAACTATATCAAGCATATGAGTGAATTGCCTCTTAATGAAGAAAAAAGTGAAATTAAAAATTTTACAGGTGGAACAAATGAAGTATAA